From one Triticum aestivum cultivar Chinese Spring chromosome 4B, IWGSC CS RefSeq v2.1, whole genome shotgun sequence genomic stretch:
- the LOC123093396 gene encoding protein WHAT'S THIS FACTOR 1, chloroplastic: MRAACSRKCLAELLGRLGQVQAQGQPRCPSQLSPARSMTRGRSVNERSKKKRVNDLEVVIERCKVVSKVLAVVDALKMEEEHVTPLKRLEILRPQLGLAKPHKVAHFVHSSPQLFEVCRDSRGVMWAGLSPQAEALVEEEARLLEEHSPTAAEYVTRLLMMSVQRRLPVDKIAHFRRDMGLPHDFRAWWVHLFPELFRLVTLEDGDYLELVSWNPNWAVTEHEKNMAALAGNTNAISNASTPGELSLPFQMKFPPDFKSYYKFRGKAHHYVKTGNTEQFQKTTYLSPYAEAKGLTPGSHEFDKRAVAVMHEILSFMLEKRLVTDHLTHFRREFVMPQKLMRLLLKHYGIFYVSERGKRLSVFLTEAYDGTELIKKAPLVRWREKVLRLTGYRGKNKNIGKVHESSDSEHILFDASSSTCDSGSSDDDDADTILHVESEDSDDFLDDGTLTDDGEMDDAGVGFF, from the coding sequence ATGCGCGCCGCTTGTTCGCGCAAATGCCTGGCCGAGCTGCTCGGCCGCCTTGGCCAGGTCCAGGCGCAGGGCCAACCGCGCTGCCCCTCCCAGCTATCTCCCGCGCGCTCCATGACGCGCGGCCGGAGCGTGAACGAGCGGAGCAAGAAGAAGCGGGTGAACGACCTCGAGGTGGTCATCGAGCGCTGCAAGGTGGTCTCCAAGGTGCTCGCCGTGGTGGACGCGctcaagatggaggaggagcacgTCACCCCTCTCAAGCGCCTCGAGATCCTGCGCCCGCAGCTCGGGCTCGCCAAGCCGCACAAGGTAGCCCACTTCGTGCACAGCTCGCCGCAGCTCTTCGAGGTCTGCCGTGACAGCCGCGGCGTCATGTGGGCCGGCCTCTCTCCGCAGGCTGAGGCGCTCGttgaggaggaggcgcgcctgctGGAGGAGCACTCCCCCACGGCTGCGGAGTACGTGACCAGGCTGCTCATGATGTCGGTGCAACGGCGCCTGCCCGTTGACAAGATCGCGCATTTCCGGCGTGACATGGGGCTTCCTCATGATTTCCGGGCATGGTGGGTGCACTTGTTCCCTGAGCTCTTCAGGTTGGTCACACTGGAGGATGGTGACTACTTGGAGCTTGTTTCCTGGAACCCAAACTGGGCGGTCACTGAGCATGAGAAGAATATGGCAGCATTGGCCGGTAACACCAATGCCATTTCCAATGCTAGTACACCAGGAGAGCTCTCACTTCCATTCCAGATGAAGTTCCCACCAGATTTTAAAAGTTACTACAAATTTAGAGGAAAAGCTCATCACTATGTGAAAACCGGCAATACCGAGCAGTTTCAGAAGACAACCTACCTGTCCCCTTATGCAGAGGCAAAAGGTTTGACGCCTGGATCTCATGAGTTTGACAAGAGGGCAGTCGCGGTGATGCATGAGATACTGAGCTTCATGTTGGAGAAGAGGCTGGTAACTGACCACCTGACGCATTTCCGTCGTGAGTTTGTTATGCCACAGAAGCTGATGAGGTTGCTACTGAAGCATTATGGTATCTTCTATGTGTCTGAGAGGGGGAAGCGGCTGAGCGTGTTCTTGACAGAGGCATATGATGGGACAGAGTTGATAAAAAAGGCTCCGCTGGTAAGGTGGAGAGAGAAGGTTCTTCGACTTACTGGTTACAGAGGAAAAAACAAGAATATTGGAAAAGTTCATGAGTCGTCTGATTCTGAGCACATTTTGTTCGATGCGAGCTCATCAACATGTGACAGTGGTAGCAGTGATGACGATGATGCTGATACTATATTGCATGTCGAAAGTGAAGATTCAGATGATTTCTTGGATGATGGCACTCTTACAGATGATGGTGAGATGGATGACGCTGGGGTGGGTTTTTTCTAG
- the LOC123093398 gene encoding cyanate hydratase, with protein MEDGGARAAAVQKLMAAKAKSGKSFSDIGAETGLTNVYVAQLLRRQAQLKPDTAAALRAAIPALTEELVELMMQPPFRSYNPEMVHEPAIYRLNEAIMHFGESIKAIINEDFGDGIMSAIDFYCTVDKVKGADGKDRVVLTFDGKYLPHTEQKAANMMSKLPCKAP; from the exons ATGGAGGACGGCGGCGCGAGAGCGGCGGCGGTGCAGAAGCTGATGGCGGCCaaggccaagtccggcaagagcttcTCCGACATCGGGGCCGAGACGGGGCTCACCAACGTGTACGTCGCGCAGCTGCTGCGCCGCCAGGCGCAGCTCAAGCCCGACACGGCGGCCGCGCTGCGGGCGGCCATCCCGGCGCTCACCGAAGAGCTCGTGGAACTCATGATGCAGCCGCCCTTCCGCTCGTACAACCCTGAAATGGTCCACGAGCCCGCCATATACAG ACTGAATGAAGCTATCATGCATTTTGGAGAGAGCATCAAGGCAATCATCAATGAGGACTTTGGTGATGGAAT CATGTCAGCTATAGACTTCTACTGTACCGTCGACAAAGTTAAAGGGGCTGATGGAAAAGACCGTGTGGTGCTCACATTTGATGGGAAGTATCTGCCTCACACTGAACAG AAAGCCGCGAATATGATGTCGAAGTTGCCCTGCAAGGCACCTTGA